The following nucleotide sequence is from Gymnodinialimonas sp. 202GB13-11.
TTGGGCAGGCCCTGCATCTGCATAAAGCGTTACGCTTAGCTGTAGACGCTCTCTTTGCCGAAATGCTTGGTCAGCATGTAGTAGACCACGGCGCGGTACTTGTTGCGCTCGGAACGGCCATAGGTCTCGATCACCGAGTTGATCGCGTTCATCAGATCGGGGCTGTCGGGCAAACCCAGCTTCTTCATCAGGAAATTGTTCTTCACCGTTTCCAGTTCGCCTTCCTGGGTCGCTGCCACAGTCGATGCATCTGCGTCGTAGATCGACGGGCCGCAGCCGATGGTGACTTTTGTCAGCAGCGCCATGTCCGGCTCCATGCCGCACTTGTTCTTCAGATCGTCTGCATATTGCGCGATCAGATCGTCACGTTTGCCCATGGGTTGGTTTCTCCCCCGTTAGTGTTTTCATGTCTCGCACCGGACCTTCCGGTCTGGCTCGCGCGGAGGTTAAACGCGGCCACCCTATTGAAGGAAGAAAAAGTTGCAGGGAAAAACGTCCCGGCGGTCCCCTGCGCTTATGCTGCAACAAGCGGCGAGACTTCGCCTTCACGCAAAACATCCGCCGCG
It contains:
- a CDS encoding DUF2853 family protein, producing MGKRDDLIAQYADDLKNKCGMEPDMALLTKVTIGCGPSIYDADASTVAATQEGELETVKNNFLMKKLGLPDSPDLMNAINSVIETYGRSERNKYRAVVYYMLTKHFGKESVYS